Proteins from a single region of Pseudarthrobacter sp. NIBRBAC000502772:
- a CDS encoding response regulator transcription factor, which yields MSLPETVTVVLADDHPVVRSGLAALLDTADGIDVVAAAANGVEAVDAVSRLRPAVVLMDLRMPVLDGAGATAQIRDRFPDTKVLVLTTYDDDSDIMRAVESGAVGYLLKDTAGDRIIEAVRAAARGETVLAPPVAARLVSRMRAPELPRLTAREVEVLGCVAQGLSNPEVATALHIAEATVKTHLLRIFNKLDVDDRTRAVVLAMERGLL from the coding sequence ATGAGCCTCCCGGAAACTGTGACAGTTGTCCTCGCCGATGACCACCCCGTGGTCCGGAGCGGCCTGGCCGCGCTGCTGGACACCGCGGACGGCATCGATGTGGTGGCCGCCGCGGCCAACGGCGTGGAGGCGGTGGACGCCGTCAGCCGGCTGCGCCCCGCCGTCGTCCTGATGGACCTGCGCATGCCCGTCCTTGACGGCGCCGGCGCCACGGCGCAGATCCGGGACCGGTTTCCTGACACCAAGGTGCTGGTGCTGACCACGTACGACGACGACTCCGACATCATGCGCGCCGTGGAGTCAGGGGCGGTGGGCTATCTCCTGAAGGACACGGCCGGGGACCGCATCATCGAGGCCGTGCGTGCTGCAGCGCGCGGTGAGACGGTTCTCGCTCCGCCGGTGGCGGCACGCCTGGTCTCGCGGATGCGTGCGCCTGAACTGCCCCGCCTGACGGCCCGCGAGGTGGAGGTCCTCGGCTGCGTGGCGCAGGGATTGAGCAATCCCGAGGTGGCCACCGCGCTCCATATCGCCGAGGCGACTGTCAAGACGCACCTGCTGCGGATCTTCAACAAGCTGGACGTGGACGACAGGACCCGTGCCGTTGTCCTGGCCATGGAGCGGGGCCTTTTGTAA
- a CDS encoding ATP-dependent 6-phosphofructokinase, which produces MKIGILTSGGDCPGLNAVIRGAVLKGIAIHGHQFVGFLDGWRGVVEGDIIDIPRTLVRGIAKQGGTILGTSRTNPFENGGGPEVIKAHMDRLGIDAIIAIGGEGTLAAAKRLTDVGLKIVGVPKTVDNDLDATDYTFGFDTAVQIATEAIDRLRTTGESHHRCMIAEVMGRHVGWIALHAGMAAGAHAILIPEQKVSLDQITEWVQEAHDRGRAPLIVVAEGFVPDHMDSPHSERGLDTFGRPRLGGIADQLAPEIEARTGIETRATTLGHIQRGGVPSAFDRVLATRLGMAAIDSVVEGYWGTMVALKGTDIEHVSFDKALGQLKTVPQKRYDEAAVLFG; this is translated from the coding sequence ATGAAAATTGGAATTCTTACCAGCGGTGGCGACTGCCCCGGACTGAACGCCGTCATCCGCGGGGCCGTCCTCAAGGGCATCGCCATTCACGGCCACCAATTCGTGGGTTTCCTGGACGGCTGGCGCGGCGTCGTTGAGGGCGACATCATCGATATTCCCCGCACTTTGGTCCGGGGTATTGCGAAACAGGGCGGAACCATCCTTGGCACCTCCCGCACCAACCCCTTTGAAAACGGCGGCGGTCCGGAGGTCATCAAGGCCCACATGGACCGCCTCGGCATCGACGCCATCATCGCAATCGGCGGCGAAGGGACCCTCGCTGCGGCCAAGCGCCTCACCGACGTCGGGCTCAAGATTGTGGGTGTCCCCAAGACCGTGGACAACGACCTTGACGCCACGGATTACACCTTCGGTTTCGACACGGCCGTGCAGATCGCCACCGAGGCCATCGACCGGCTCCGGACAACGGGCGAGTCCCACCACCGCTGCATGATCGCCGAGGTCATGGGCCGCCATGTGGGCTGGATTGCCCTGCACGCCGGCATGGCCGCCGGTGCCCACGCCATCCTGATCCCCGAGCAGAAGGTCAGCCTTGATCAGATCACCGAATGGGTCCAGGAAGCCCACGACCGTGGCCGCGCCCCGCTGATTGTTGTGGCCGAGGGCTTTGTTCCGGACCACATGGATTCTCCGCACTCCGAGCGCGGCCTGGACACGTTCGGCCGGCCACGCCTCGGCGGCATCGCGGACCAGCTCGCCCCCGAGATTGAAGCGCGCACCGGCATCGAAACCCGCGCCACCACCCTCGGGCACATCCAGCGCGGCGGCGTCCCGTCCGCATTCGACCGTGTGCTCGCCACCCGGCTGGGCATGGCCGCCATTGACTCCGTGGTGGAGGGCTACTGGGGCACCATGGTGGCACTCAAGGGCACCGACATTGAGCACGTGAGCTTCGACAAGGCCCTGGGCCAGCTGAAGACCGTTCCGCAGAAGCGCTACGACGAGGCAGCGGT